From a region of the Spelaeicoccus albus genome:
- a CDS encoding Ldh family oxidoreductase has product MITDHYEFDVGILVNTAQSALERAGVNAHDAALVADALVTADRRGIYSHGLMRLPLYVSALESGGMNPRPEMKWRREQGAVAILEADSALGQVAMQEAVGHVKTLAEKYGIGCVAVEHSTHYGAGNYWTDQLAQAGLASLLTSTTGPRVTPFGGRDPILGTNPLTMAFPSLTNHALTADMATSAGAYGKVMAARNAGYAIPKGWAVDPDGDETTDPDSAISGAFLPMGGHKGSALSVMLEAFAASLTHANFAYETTDIWSNPAHKMNTGHLVIALNPELFTGVTDTKKRISGLQERVRAAGHGVQAPGDIEAGLFEASRDRVALSRDTYAQIEQMCGHLGVVPPVPHEKS; this is encoded by the coding sequence ATGATCACTGACCATTATGAATTCGACGTGGGCATTCTGGTTAACACTGCCCAATCGGCGCTTGAACGCGCAGGCGTCAACGCGCACGATGCCGCACTCGTCGCGGATGCACTCGTTACTGCCGATCGTCGCGGGATCTATTCACACGGATTGATGCGCCTTCCACTCTACGTGTCGGCCCTGGAATCCGGCGGAATGAATCCGCGTCCCGAAATGAAGTGGCGCCGCGAACAGGGCGCGGTCGCCATTCTCGAGGCCGACAGCGCATTGGGCCAGGTCGCAATGCAGGAGGCCGTCGGACACGTCAAAACCTTGGCTGAAAAATACGGTATCGGGTGCGTAGCCGTCGAACATTCGACGCACTACGGCGCGGGAAACTATTGGACGGATCAATTGGCTCAAGCCGGGTTAGCATCTTTGCTGACGTCGACGACCGGGCCTCGGGTGACACCTTTCGGCGGTCGTGATCCAATCCTAGGAACTAACCCGCTTACGATGGCGTTTCCGAGCCTCACGAACCATGCACTCACCGCAGACATGGCCACAAGTGCGGGAGCCTACGGAAAAGTCATGGCAGCCCGTAACGCGGGTTACGCGATTCCGAAAGGCTGGGCCGTCGATCCGGATGGCGACGAAACCACTGACCCTGATTCCGCAATTTCAGGCGCGTTTCTTCCAATGGGCGGACACAAAGGATCGGCCCTATCGGTCATGTTGGAAGCCTTCGCCGCCAGTTTGACGCATGCCAATTTTGCCTACGAAACGACTGATATCTGGTCAAACCCCGCGCATAAAATGAACACAGGTCATCTCGTCATTGCATTGAATCCGGAGCTGTTTACCGGCGTAACCGATACCAAGAAGCGCATATCCGGCCTTCAAGAACGAGTTCGCGCCGCCGGTCACGGGGTCCAAGCTCCCGGCGACATCGAAGCCGGACTCTTCGAAGCAAGCCGCGATCGAGTCGCGTTATCGCGGGACACCTACGCACAGATCGAGCAG
- a CDS encoding FadR/GntR family transcriptional regulator has translation MFARETLTRQTFDALIEKIIDEKLEPGDALPATATLAEQFDISRPVVREALSALQACGFVKLRSGYTPVVAELDDRLIRMFISRVSHVQKNSMSRLMEVRMPLEIEAARLAALRADAVERQKILTANDRMQAALRDSSAYPSLDTSFHAEVAEATDNQILLWTIRSIRSELMATMLAVRQYRDENGLVGNEQAQHDEICAAIADGDADAAAAAMKNHLESSSALIKKVEGNNNDH, from the coding sequence ATGTTCGCACGGGAGACTTTAACTCGTCAGACGTTCGACGCGTTGATCGAAAAAATCATTGACGAAAAGTTGGAACCGGGGGACGCGCTTCCGGCAACGGCGACCTTGGCTGAGCAATTCGATATCAGTCGTCCGGTCGTACGGGAAGCTCTCAGCGCGCTGCAGGCGTGTGGGTTCGTTAAGCTGCGCAGCGGCTATACGCCAGTGGTCGCCGAACTCGATGACCGGCTGATACGAATGTTCATTTCACGGGTCTCGCATGTTCAAAAGAACTCGATGTCGAGACTGATGGAAGTCCGGATGCCGTTGGAAATCGAGGCGGCACGGCTCGCTGCGCTGCGAGCCGACGCCGTGGAACGGCAAAAAATTCTGACCGCCAACGACCGGATGCAAGCGGCTTTGAGGGATTCGTCGGCGTATCCGAGCCTCGACACGTCCTTCCATGCGGAAGTCGCCGAGGCAACAGACAACCAAATCCTGCTATGGACTATCCGTTCCATCCGTTCGGAGTTGATGGCGACGATGCTCGCGGTTCGTCAGTATCGAGATGAGAACGGCCTGGTAGGTAACGAACAAGCTCAACATGACGAGATCTGTGCGGCGATCGCTGACGGCGATGCCGATGCCGCGGCCGCGGCGATGAAAAATCATTTGGAATCCTCGTCTGCATTGATCAAGAAGGTCGAGGGGAACAACAATGATCACTGA
- a CDS encoding MFS transporter, with the protein MSSSNGRVAMEQVEVDRLADAANDVLLQKSGSRSSTYGGWMMIATILIEAWDLYAMSFVLVFIKSEYSPDAFQLGWLAGGVQAGALVGAILGGWAADRLGRRRMFLITMVLFVVLAVAQAFSANAWDLIIMRILIGVPLGADIAVGYTYIMESMSRGARDRMGSRWQGMFGLGEVLSIVAVTIMYVAGIDHETLWRVALGLGAIPAIVLLLMRLKMPETPTSLVHSGNFVQAKQVAKKLFDETLDMLPNHDVTVTKPKVGDFLKVIWADKTKRRASIFAWISNACQGAEFTAFGFYIPVILVTAGVGVGEGGNMIGTNLVTAGIFSLATISGFLAPVMIHRTGHRGVARWGFGLAFIGLLLGALGFATNMSWIIILGAAVLMWGHYWDASNGMTIASLVAPSRFKGTASGFGYIFVKGASFFGAFVFPAMTAAFGHIGATLAVSILSLVGFLAAQFILPEVYGYIEREKAQSGAVQS; encoded by the coding sequence ATGAGCAGTTCAAACGGCCGAGTAGCGATGGAACAAGTAGAGGTCGATCGGCTCGCCGATGCTGCGAACGACGTGCTACTGCAAAAGTCGGGATCGCGCTCAAGTACTTACGGCGGTTGGATGATGATCGCTACGATCCTCATCGAAGCGTGGGATCTCTATGCCATGTCTTTCGTGCTCGTCTTCATCAAATCCGAGTATTCGCCGGACGCCTTCCAACTCGGATGGCTCGCCGGAGGCGTGCAAGCGGGCGCGCTGGTCGGGGCAATTCTCGGAGGATGGGCTGCGGATCGACTCGGCCGTCGACGCATGTTCCTGATCACCATGGTTCTGTTTGTCGTCCTCGCAGTCGCACAGGCATTTTCGGCTAATGCGTGGGATCTCATCATCATGCGAATTCTCATCGGTGTCCCGCTCGGAGCCGATATCGCCGTCGGTTACACCTACATCATGGAATCGATGTCCAGGGGCGCCCGCGACCGAATGGGCAGCCGCTGGCAAGGCATGTTCGGCCTCGGTGAAGTTCTCTCAATCGTCGCCGTCACGATCATGTATGTCGCCGGCATCGACCACGAGACGCTGTGGCGTGTCGCTCTGGGCCTCGGAGCAATTCCGGCCATCGTTTTACTGCTCATGCGTCTGAAGATGCCGGAGACGCCGACCTCACTTGTGCACTCCGGTAATTTTGTCCAGGCCAAGCAGGTTGCAAAGAAGCTCTTTGATGAAACTCTCGACATGCTTCCCAACCACGACGTGACTGTCACGAAACCGAAGGTCGGCGACTTTCTCAAAGTGATTTGGGCCGACAAGACAAAGCGTCGAGCATCGATCTTCGCCTGGATTTCCAATGCATGCCAGGGAGCAGAATTTACTGCCTTCGGTTTCTACATCCCCGTCATTCTTGTGACAGCCGGCGTAGGGGTTGGTGAAGGCGGCAACATGATCGGGACGAACCTCGTGACCGCCGGCATCTTCAGCCTGGCCACGATATCCGGATTCCTGGCCCCGGTCATGATTCACAGAACGGGACACCGCGGTGTAGCACGGTGGGGATTCGGGCTTGCGTTCATTGGACTGCTCCTGGGCGCTTTGGGATTCGCCACCAACATGTCGTGGATCATCATCCTCGGTGCCGCGGTACTCATGTGGGGCCACTACTGGGACGCGTCGAACGGCATGACAATCGCGTCCTTGGTTGCGCCGTCGCGCTTCAAGGGCACGGCTTCGGGATTTGGGTACATATTCGTCAAGGGCGCGTCGTTCTTCGGTGCCTTCGTGTTTCCGGCCATGACTGCCGCGTTTGGACATATAGGCGCAACATTGGCCGTGTCAATCCTGTCTCTGGTCGGCTTTCTCGCAGCTCAGTTCATTCTTCCGGAAGTCTATGGGTACATCGAACGCGAGAAGGCCCAGTCAGGCGCTGTTCAATCCTAA
- the manD gene encoding D-mannonate dehydratase ManD, producing MATIKRVEVLVTSPGRNFVTVRITTSDGVTGLGDATLNGRELAVAAYIREHIAPILTGRDPQNIEDTWQYLYRGGYWRRGPVTMTAIAAIDVALWDIKGKVAGLPVYQLLGGESRRGALAYGHASGSDIPALFQSVRNHLDEGFKAIRVQSAVPGLGQVYGVAADQKPGKRYDYEPAGRGSAPKEEAWDTRKYLHHIPTVFAALRDEFGYSLPLLHDGHHRMTPNQAAILGKSLEPYDLFWLEDCTPGENQESLRRVRSQTTTPIAIGEIFNSAFDYQTLITEQLIDYLRSSITHGGGITAMKKLMDFAALYQIKSGFHGPTDVSPIGQAAALHLDIAIHNFGIQEYMRHSDDTLKVFRTCYTFEDGLLHPGVRPGLGVDYDDELAEAFPYSPAYLPVNRLQTDGAMHDW from the coding sequence ATGGCCACGATCAAACGCGTAGAAGTGCTTGTGACGAGCCCGGGGCGCAACTTCGTCACTGTGCGCATCACCACGTCGGACGGTGTGACCGGCCTCGGAGACGCCACACTCAATGGACGCGAGCTAGCGGTGGCCGCGTATATTCGTGAGCACATCGCACCAATCCTGACCGGACGTGACCCTCAGAATATCGAGGACACGTGGCAATATCTCTACCGTGGCGGCTATTGGCGCCGGGGCCCGGTCACAATGACTGCCATCGCGGCCATCGACGTCGCTCTCTGGGATATTAAGGGCAAAGTCGCGGGACTGCCCGTCTATCAATTACTCGGCGGGGAATCGCGGCGAGGTGCTCTCGCATACGGCCACGCATCAGGATCGGATATTCCCGCGTTGTTCCAGTCTGTGCGCAATCACTTAGACGAAGGATTCAAAGCGATCCGAGTCCAATCCGCAGTGCCGGGACTCGGACAAGTGTATGGCGTCGCGGCCGACCAGAAACCCGGAAAGCGCTACGATTACGAGCCGGCCGGACGCGGCTCCGCTCCCAAAGAAGAGGCGTGGGATACGCGAAAATATTTGCACCACATACCAACAGTTTTCGCCGCACTGCGCGACGAGTTCGGCTACTCTCTTCCGCTTTTGCACGATGGCCATCATCGAATGACGCCAAACCAGGCCGCCATTCTTGGCAAGTCGCTGGAGCCGTACGATCTCTTCTGGCTCGAAGACTGCACGCCCGGCGAAAACCAAGAGTCGTTACGGCGAGTACGTTCACAGACGACGACGCCCATAGCAATCGGCGAGATATTCAACTCCGCCTTTGACTATCAGACTCTGATCACGGAGCAATTGATCGACTATTTGCGCTCATCGATTACGCACGGCGGTGGGATCACGGCGATGAAGAAGCTCATGGACTTCGCTGCGCTTTATCAGATCAAATCGGGATTCCACGGACCGACTGACGTCTCGCCAATCGGTCAGGCAGCGGCCCTCCATCTCGACATTGCGATCCACAACTTCGGTATCCAGGAATACATGAGGCATTCCGACGACACGCTGAAAGTTTTCCGAACCTGCTACACGTTCGAAGACGGACTTTTGCATCCCGGAGTACGGCCGGGGCTGGGAGTCGACTACGATGACGAACTCGCTGAAGCATTCCCGTACTCACCCGCCTATTTGCCCGTGAACCGGTTGCAGACCGACGGCGCGATGCACGATTGGTGA
- a CDS encoding enolase C-terminal domain-like protein has protein sequence MTFISAIKTSDVRFPTSIDLDGSDAVNTNPDHSAAYLTLLTDDPEWPVGHAFVFTGGRGNDLMCRAIETVAELLPAKPVEWMLERLGEVSQNLIHDSQLRWLGPEKGVTHMAAGAVINALWDIRARRAGLPLWQLLAEMTPRELVSVIDFSHIRDALTESQALEILEAGQHGKAERIAELKATGYPAYTTGPGWLGYSDDKMQRLAAQAVADGFSMVKLKVGGELIDDRHRLELARKTIGENVALAIDANQRWEADGAAAWINELAEFDIHWVEEPTSPDDVLGHARIRQEIAPIPVATGEAAHNRIMVKQLLQAEAIDYLQIDATRVAGTSENLANLLLAARFGVPVCPHAGGIGLCELVQHFSFFDYAVVSQTRENRMIEFVDHLHEHMATPVRLNQGRYEAPSQPGTGAEIKPDSVTKWTYPVGAGWQRQQGSLRATNEN, from the coding sequence ATGACGTTTATCTCCGCTATTAAAACCAGCGATGTACGGTTTCCCACCTCCATCGACCTGGATGGTTCCGATGCCGTCAACACGAATCCAGACCATTCGGCAGCATATCTGACCCTTCTGACGGACGATCCTGAATGGCCGGTCGGCCACGCGTTTGTGTTCACGGGAGGCCGGGGAAACGACCTCATGTGTCGTGCCATTGAAACTGTCGCTGAACTGCTGCCCGCCAAGCCCGTTGAATGGATGCTCGAGCGACTGGGGGAAGTATCCCAAAATCTCATTCACGACTCCCAATTGCGTTGGCTCGGCCCCGAAAAAGGAGTGACACACATGGCAGCGGGCGCCGTAATCAACGCATTGTGGGATATCCGGGCACGCAGGGCGGGACTACCGTTGTGGCAGCTCCTTGCCGAGATGACTCCGCGAGAACTCGTCAGCGTCATCGACTTCAGCCATATTCGAGACGCTCTGACGGAATCGCAAGCCCTCGAAATTCTGGAGGCCGGACAACACGGCAAAGCCGAACGCATCGCGGAGCTCAAAGCAACCGGCTATCCTGCGTACACGACCGGCCCAGGCTGGCTGGGTTACTCCGATGACAAGATGCAAAGGCTTGCCGCGCAGGCAGTCGCAGATGGCTTTTCGATGGTCAAGCTCAAGGTTGGCGGAGAGCTCATCGACGATAGGCATCGACTGGAGTTGGCCCGCAAAACAATCGGCGAAAACGTCGCGCTCGCCATCGATGCAAACCAACGCTGGGAAGCGGATGGGGCCGCAGCTTGGATCAATGAACTAGCCGAATTCGATATTCACTGGGTTGAGGAGCCGACAAGCCCAGACGACGTACTCGGGCACGCGCGTATCCGCCAGGAAATTGCCCCGATCCCAGTGGCGACGGGTGAAGCGGCGCATAACCGGATAATGGTCAAGCAGCTCCTGCAAGCGGAGGCCATCGATTACTTGCAAATTGACGCTACGCGGGTAGCCGGGACAAGTGAGAATCTGGCAAATCTTCTACTTGCAGCCCGTTTCGGCGTTCCCGTCTGCCCGCATGCAGGAGGAATCGGCCTCTGTGAACTCGTGCAACACTTTTCGTTTTTCGATTACGCGGTAGTCTCGCAAACTCGGGAAAACCGCATGATCGAGTTCGTCGACCACCTGCACGAACACATGGCCACGCCCGTCAGGCTCAATCAGGGCCGATATGAAGCTCCGTCACAGCCGGGAACCGGCGCGGAAATCAAGCCAGACTCGGTCACTAAGTGGACGTATCCGGTCGGTGCGGGATGGCAGCGTCAGCAAGGTTCACTTCGCGCGACGAACGAGAATTGA
- a CDS encoding NmrA family NAD(P)-binding protein, protein MAASARFTSRDERELTQTYYLFCSLIAAGLRPRILTIGDEFFKDNQQRRNDTPPLATLGSTGRPGYAVVLALLEKNAQVRALVGDPTSHPARQLSGSAERQADTPVTASVDADDLRRNIAIRRPNSDDALPHGDNRFQAAIPCPT, encoded by the coding sequence ATGGCAGCGTCAGCAAGGTTCACTTCGCGCGACGAACGAGAATTGACACAAACCTATTATCTCTTCTGCTCGCTAATAGCTGCGGGGCTCCGACCGCGAATCCTCACGATTGGAGACGAGTTTTTCAAAGACAACCAACAACGTCGCAACGACACACCGCCCCTGGCGACTCTCGGCTCCACTGGCCGGCCGGGATACGCCGTTGTTTTAGCGCTACTGGAAAAGAACGCGCAGGTACGGGCGCTCGTCGGTGATCCGACCTCGCACCCGGCACGACAGCTGAGCGGCAGCGCCGAACGACAGGCTGATACGCCGGTAACGGCAAGCGTTGACGCGGACGATCTACGACGCAACATCGCCATTCGTCGCCCCAACAGCGACGATGCCCTGCCGCATGGAGACAACCGCTTCCAAGCCGCAATTCCCTGCCCGACCTGA
- a CDS encoding TVP38/TMEM64 family protein, producing the protein MPWASILRNVVLVLVALGAVWLAFNVRLPSLDSLQADISDLGGWGLGAFVLLYAVVAATPIPVTIVAVAGGMAFGLPLGTVLSMVGVVIGCYAGYWVARALGRTTVMRLLGGHAEVVEDRLANGGFYAVCTMRLMPGFPYWPVNYGSGALGVRSREYLSATTISALPGQLSLVAVGAFIANPGIVNGVAVAIFWTLVIVLTMIAFRRWRSTRNTGPSEPVNE; encoded by the coding sequence GTGCCGTGGGCATCAATCCTGCGTAACGTGGTGCTCGTCCTTGTGGCCCTGGGAGCGGTGTGGCTAGCGTTCAACGTTCGGCTGCCTTCACTTGACTCGCTCCAAGCGGACATTTCCGATCTGGGCGGCTGGGGCCTGGGCGCGTTCGTCCTGTTGTATGCGGTCGTTGCGGCAACTCCGATTCCGGTGACGATCGTGGCAGTCGCCGGAGGGATGGCATTTGGCCTGCCGCTCGGAACCGTTCTCTCCATGGTCGGCGTCGTGATCGGGTGCTATGCCGGCTACTGGGTCGCCCGTGCGCTGGGACGCACGACGGTGATGCGGCTGCTGGGCGGACACGCTGAAGTGGTTGAGGACCGGCTCGCCAACGGTGGCTTTTACGCAGTCTGCACAATGCGCCTGATGCCGGGATTCCCCTACTGGCCGGTGAATTATGGAAGTGGCGCCCTCGGCGTACGTAGCCGCGAGTACCTCAGCGCCACCACCATCTCTGCACTACCGGGTCAGCTGTCCCTCGTTGCCGTGGGCGCGTTCATCGCTAACCCAGGCATCGTGAACGGCGTCGCCGTGGCCATTTTCTGGACTTTGGTGATCGTGCTGACTATGATCGCATTTCGTCGTTGGCGCTCGACCCGCAACACAGGGCCGTCCGAACCCGTGAATGAGTAA
- a CDS encoding nucleotidyltransferase domain-containing protein, with translation MTTGFDAAQGAVEPQRVDKEAASRAHLEVREVLERDSLLSDWGINSILIGSYKRQVSIRRIKDVDVFCRLESVPHDVSGSTALNEFFRVLSDEYGEDNITRQARSLSVENPTWNGLHVDAVPARPAGRFWEIPNHEDPDSGWQETNPDKLTQLSSEMNTALGELYVPGVKLIRQTRRTLIDDHPGGLFVELALYTACTGGQVFGDTMRDFYVSALNGVAQVVDAKVRHGQEIPDPTRPGELLKFRATDDEWLTAADAFKAAAAQADRARNAPRCAAEATFHRLLGKNSDGEVVYPLPVDCNVDGSTKSRLVAGDRTVPGGNQKFA, from the coding sequence ATGACCACCGGATTCGATGCTGCACAGGGCGCGGTTGAACCTCAACGGGTCGACAAGGAAGCGGCGAGCCGTGCCCACCTGGAGGTACGTGAGGTTCTCGAGAGAGACTCACTACTCAGCGATTGGGGTATCAATTCAATTCTTATCGGTTCGTACAAACGACAGGTTTCCATTCGGCGGATCAAGGACGTCGATGTCTTCTGTCGGCTCGAGAGCGTTCCCCATGACGTCTCGGGTTCCACGGCTCTGAACGAGTTCTTCCGTGTCCTGTCCGATGAGTATGGTGAAGACAATATTACTCGACAGGCTCGATCACTGAGCGTAGAGAACCCCACGTGGAATGGCCTCCATGTCGACGCGGTTCCTGCGCGCCCCGCCGGCCGGTTCTGGGAGATCCCCAACCATGAAGATCCTGACTCCGGCTGGCAGGAGACTAATCCCGACAAGTTGACGCAACTGTCATCCGAGATGAACACTGCACTGGGAGAACTTTACGTCCCGGGCGTGAAACTGATTCGACAGACGCGGCGGACGTTGATCGACGATCATCCGGGCGGACTGTTCGTCGAACTGGCCCTGTACACCGCTTGCACCGGCGGACAGGTTTTTGGTGACACTATGCGCGACTTCTACGTCAGCGCGCTTAACGGGGTAGCACAGGTAGTTGATGCGAAGGTGCGCCACGGACAGGAGATCCCCGACCCGACACGGCCGGGCGAACTCCTTAAGTTCAGAGCGACTGACGACGAATGGTTGACCGCCGCGGACGCGTTCAAGGCAGCCGCAGCGCAAGCGGATCGCGCACGCAACGCCCCGCGATGTGCAGCCGAGGCGACCTTCCACCGACTGCTCGGTAAGAACTCCGACGGAGAAGTCGTCTACCCGCTACCCGTCGACTGCAATGTAGACGGCAGCACTAAGTCGCGGCTGGTGGCGGGAGACCGTACCGTGCCGGGAGGGAACCAGAAGTTCGCGTGA
- a CDS encoding ThiF family adenylyltransferase, with translation MTEVDEFFRSAHNDLIYELEMHGFLPVDEDSWTGEIRTPNAAWQVKVDFSSPYPTFPPRVLLVGDKPLSWHQNADGSLCLYSQSSPGAFPWFAHGAFLAKVREWLENDETGWIGDTPDLDLERYWEPNTRFALLVHDELPGGKTYWARFDRSGPETLVQSGYEAPPRKRPRSHKHLYGLVADIGEIEAPPRTWAQLSALLEDSVNIETELREHRADVLLVRYARADHQGLLGLVPVPGGQPTELKLRSVSCASRSPRTMALRAGFQSSDLRKKVVTVVGVGAVGSFVAQGLFRAGLRDLVLVDVERLRPGNLARHAASCAFIGKPKAEAMARTLGATVLAFPFRVDSLTCAIRIVNTADLVIDATANEVVTQLLTEAGRLAGRTVLSTYLANQGRSKVVEILPSAADDRLVPQELPPAAADGVESGCGDPISTTPPFAVMEIAGMTCRIATAMLVGETAMSELREQT, from the coding sequence GTGACTGAAGTCGATGAGTTCTTCCGTTCCGCACACAACGATCTCATCTACGAGCTTGAGATGCATGGGTTTTTACCAGTCGACGAGGACTCGTGGACAGGCGAGATCCGTACCCCAAATGCCGCTTGGCAGGTGAAGGTCGACTTCAGCTCGCCCTACCCTACTTTTCCACCACGAGTCCTACTCGTCGGCGACAAGCCGCTCTCGTGGCACCAGAACGCGGATGGCTCGCTCTGCCTGTACTCGCAGTCAAGCCCGGGAGCGTTTCCGTGGTTCGCCCACGGCGCTTTCCTCGCGAAAGTGCGCGAGTGGCTAGAGAACGACGAGACGGGTTGGATTGGCGACACTCCCGACCTCGACCTTGAGAGGTACTGGGAACCGAACACCCGCTTCGCACTCCTTGTTCACGACGAACTACCTGGCGGCAAGACCTACTGGGCACGATTCGATCGCTCGGGACCGGAAACTCTCGTTCAATCGGGATACGAGGCGCCGCCGCGAAAACGGCCTCGAAGCCACAAGCACCTTTACGGACTGGTGGCTGACATCGGAGAGATCGAGGCACCACCTCGAACGTGGGCACAACTCTCCGCCCTGCTTGAGGACTCTGTCAACATCGAGACTGAACTACGCGAACACCGAGCGGATGTCCTGCTCGTCCGCTACGCCCGCGCCGACCATCAAGGATTGTTGGGTCTGGTCCCCGTGCCCGGAGGACAGCCTACCGAGCTAAAACTCAGGTCAGTGAGTTGCGCGTCACGAAGCCCCCGAACGATGGCCCTTCGCGCCGGATTCCAGAGTTCGGATCTCCGCAAGAAAGTCGTGACGGTCGTGGGTGTCGGCGCCGTCGGCTCGTTCGTCGCCCAGGGACTCTTCCGGGCAGGCCTGAGAGATCTCGTTCTGGTGGACGTCGAACGGCTTCGTCCTGGCAATCTCGCCCGCCATGCCGCCAGCTGCGCCTTTATCGGTAAGCCCAAGGCAGAGGCGATGGCACGGACCCTGGGAGCCACCGTCTTGGCGTTTCCCTTCAGGGTTGATTCACTCACATGCGCAATCCGCATCGTCAACACGGCTGATCTGGTCATTGACGCGACTGCTAACGAGGTGGTCACCCAGCTTCTCACCGAAGCCGGGCGTCTCGCCGGCAGGACGGTGCTTTCCACCTACCTGGCGAACCAGGGTCGATCGAAGGTCGTTGAGATCCTGCCCTCAGCGGCAGATGACCGTTTGGTACCGCAAGAGCTGCCGCCGGCCGCCGCTGACGGTGTCGAGTCAGGGTGTGGAGACCCTATCTCCACAACGCCCCCTTTCGCCGTGATGGAAATCGCCGGGATGACGTGTCGGATCGCGACAGCCATGCTCGTTGGCGAGACTGCTATGTCAGAACTACGCGAACAAACATGA
- a CDS encoding Mov34/MPN/PAD-1 family protein has translation MTRADLDAKVEIAVNIIAELNDAAKTALPYETGGLLIGWRDGDRVVVRRWLRLGTSHPRTNRFEIDTKEATMVLKHYLRTTPEPLEGYVGAWHTHPALAPPSETDFETFTASAAATQGPLAFIVLATNGGSSTAHIAWAGHQGAHVAIRRERTITVERARSA, from the coding sequence ATGACCAGGGCCGACCTCGATGCGAAGGTGGAAATTGCGGTGAACATCATTGCCGAACTCAACGATGCCGCGAAAACCGCACTTCCATATGAAACGGGCGGCCTCTTGATCGGGTGGCGAGACGGAGATCGCGTTGTCGTGCGCAGATGGCTCCGCCTGGGCACATCGCACCCGAGGACCAATCGGTTCGAGATAGATACCAAGGAGGCCACCATGGTGTTGAAACACTATTTGCGGACAACGCCCGAACCTCTAGAAGGCTACGTCGGAGCTTGGCACACACACCCGGCACTCGCGCCACCGAGCGAAACAGACTTCGAGACATTTACCGCCAGCGCAGCAGCAACGCAGGGGCCGCTGGCATTTATCGTCCTCGCGACAAACGGCGGCTCGAGCACAGCCCATATCGCCTGGGCTGGCCACCAAGGCGCCCACGTGGCTATCAGGAGAGAAAGAACGATCACCGTCGAAAGGGCCCGCAGTGCGTAA
- a CDS encoding DUF6602 domain-containing protein, translated as MTDTQFDLKRAFLQRQKAMSAELEIPLEFTTHPTAIGDASEANWVRMLKSFLPGRYEAGPIFALDAKGARSEQIDLAIYDRQYSPLWFEAGGNRYVPVESVYAALEVKQEINAKNLEYAAKKIESVRKLHRTSAPIVDIYGIQKGPEPADRPIVGGIVALRVKWKKGVASASGRQNIRKHTDARHLDLGLALNDVAFDNVPTSTRSELLTPGLTFSEPGVQLISFAMRLFRRLQATGTALAVDLNVYEESLKSITVSNYADIDQN; from the coding sequence ATGACCGATACACAGTTCGATCTGAAGAGAGCCTTTCTTCAGCGGCAGAAGGCCATGTCCGCTGAGCTAGAGATACCGTTGGAGTTCACCACCCATCCGACAGCGATCGGTGACGCCTCCGAAGCAAACTGGGTCAGGATGCTCAAGTCCTTCTTGCCAGGCCGATACGAGGCCGGCCCAATCTTTGCCCTCGACGCCAAGGGCGCCCGGAGCGAGCAAATCGACCTCGCCATCTATGACCGCCAGTACTCACCCCTCTGGTTCGAAGCAGGAGGCAACCGTTACGTCCCTGTCGAGAGCGTGTACGCGGCACTCGAAGTGAAGCAAGAAATCAACGCCAAAAACCTCGAGTACGCAGCCAAGAAGATCGAAAGCGTCCGAAAGCTCCATCGCACATCAGCTCCAATCGTCGATATATATGGCATCCAGAAGGGGCCCGAGCCCGCGGACCGACCGATCGTCGGGGGCATCGTCGCTCTTCGCGTGAAATGGAAGAAGGGAGTGGCCTCGGCCTCCGGTCGTCAGAACATTAGGAAGCATACCGATGCCCGGCACCTGGATCTCGGGTTAGCACTTAACGACGTCGCATTCGACAATGTCCCTACATCGACCAGAAGCGAGCTACTCACACCTGGTCTGACCTTCAGCGAGCCTGGTGTACAACTGATCTCGTTCGCAATGCGGCTGTTCCGGCGCCTGCAAGCCACCGGCACGGCGCTCGCAGTAGACCTGAACGTGTACGAGGAGTCGCTCAAATCAATCACGGTTTCCAACTACGCGGACATAGACCAGAACTGA